The window CGACGACAGACTCCGAGTGGCGCGAACGGCTCACCGACGAGGAGTACGAGATCCTGCGCGAGCGCGGCACCGAACCGAAGTTCAGCGGCGAGTACCTCGACGTCCACGAGGACGGGACGTTCAGGTGCGCCGGCTGTGGCGCCGCGCTCTTCGACAGCGAGACGAAGTTCGACTCGGGGTCGGGGTGGCCCTCCTTCTTCGACGCCGACGAGGAGGCGGTCGAGACCCGGACCGACACGCGACACGGGATGCGGCGGGTCGAGGTGCTGTGTCGGAACTGCGGCGGCCACCTGGGGCACGTCTTCGACGACGGCCCCGAGCCGACCGGCAAACGCTACTGCATCAACTCGGTCGCGTTGGAGTTCGACGCCGAGGAATGACGGGGAAGGGCTGGGGAGACTCCTTCCCGGGCCACCCTACAGGACGCCGGCGGCCCGCTCTCACTCTTCCGTCGCGAGGTTCGTCGTCAGCACCGGCGTCTGCGAGCGGGCGACGACCTTCTGGGAGACGCTGCCCATCAGGTTGTTGGTGTAGTCACCGCTGCGGGTGCCCATCGTGATGAGGTCCGCGTCGATGCTCTCTGCGTACGCGAGGATCTGATCCGCGGGGTCGCCCTCGCGGATCGCCGTCGTGACGTCGATGCCGGCCTCGCGCAGTCGCGTCGCGGCCCGGTCCGTGGCCGCCTCGCCCTCGCCTTCGAGTTCCGCGAGCACGTCGGTCTTCATCTCGTCGTGCAGGGTGAGGAAGGCCCTGTCGTCGATGACGTAGAGGACGTGGACGTCGGCCCCGCGCAGATCGGCGATGTCGGCTGCGGTCTGGACGACCGCATCCATCGAATCCGTCCCGTCCGTCGGCAGCAAGATTCTTCCGAACATATGGCTCTGTCGGACGTTTCACCTCCGGCACCCTATATCCTCCTTTCTCGTTCGGGCGATCTCACCGCGGGTTACTCGGCGTCGAACGGTCTCGCGGCGGCTACTCGACGCCGAACGGTCTCGCCGCGGGTCACTC is drawn from Halobellus limi and contains these coding sequences:
- the msrB gene encoding peptide-methionine (R)-S-oxide reductase MsrB gives rise to the protein MAKDTADELPTTDSEWRERLTDEEYEILRERGTEPKFSGEYLDVHEDGTFRCAGCGAALFDSETKFDSGSGWPSFFDADEEAVETRTDTRHGMRRVEVLCRNCGGHLGHVFDDGPEPTGKRYCINSVALEFDAEE
- a CDS encoding universal stress protein; this encodes MFGRILLPTDGTDSMDAVVQTAADIADLRGADVHVLYVIDDRAFLTLHDEMKTDVLAELEGEGEAATDRAATRLREAGIDVTTAIREGDPADQILAYAESIDADLITMGTRSGDYTNNLMGSVSQKVVARSQTPVLTTNLATEE